One stretch of Oscillospiraceae bacterium DNA includes these proteins:
- a CDS encoding carbon-nitrogen hydrolase family protein, producing the protein MNKESMELKIALLQVECVLGNCQNNLAHATQLFEKAVQQGANFIVLPELFYEGYDLNAYTPDKSEETSKKNLYMLEQFKRLCESNSVWAVVPYAEKDNGKMYNSLVLIDGHGDIFCKYRKTHLWDSEKNYFSYGDTGVCVACTPFGKIALMICYDIDFPEMARTAALKGAEMLVLPAAWDYINKDLWEIFLPARAAENMMFVCGVNLFEKTDTSYLFGNSKIINPRGTVISQLPIQEEGLLVQTVNLTEVYVYRKRFPYLIDRRTDFLK; encoded by the coding sequence TTGAATAAAGAATCCATGGAGCTCAAAATCGCTCTTTTACAGGTAGAATGCGTCTTGGGAAATTGCCAAAACAATCTTGCACACGCCACACAGCTATTTGAAAAAGCCGTACAGCAAGGTGCAAACTTTATTGTTCTGCCCGAATTGTTTTACGAGGGATATGATCTGAACGCTTACACACCGGACAAATCGGAAGAGACCTCCAAAAAGAATCTGTATATGCTGGAACAGTTCAAACGGCTTTGTGAAAGCAATTCTGTCTGGGCCGTGGTGCCTTATGCCGAAAAAGATAACGGTAAGATGTATAATTCTCTTGTGCTGATTGACGGGCATGGTGATATATTCTGCAAGTACCGTAAAACCCATCTGTGGGACAGCGAAAAGAATTATTTTTCATACGGTGATACCGGCGTTTGCGTTGCCTGTACCCCGTTTGGCAAAATCGCATTGATGATTTGTTATGATATTGACTTCCCCGAGATGGCACGCACCGCCGCGCTTAAAGGCGCTGAAATGCTGGTTTTACCCGCGGCATGGGATTATATCAATAAAGATCTGTGGGAGATTTTCTTGCCCGCCAGAGCAGCGGAAAATATGATGTTTGTCTGCGGTGTCAATTTATTTGAAAAAACAGACACGAGCTATCTTTTCGGAAACAGCAAAATAATAAACCCGAGAGGTACGGTGATTTCTCAACTTCCCATTCAGGAAGAGGGGCTTCTTGTACAAACTGTAAATCTTACCGAAGTATATGTGTACCGCAAGCGTTTTCCTTATTTAATTGACAGACGCACAGATTTTTTAAAATAA
- the nth gene encoding endonuclease III, with the protein MKTKELQAKERAKIAVQILENRYPEAICSLDYEDPFRLMVSVRLSAQCTDERVNMITPELFKRYPTITDFTEADQGELEKYIFSCGFYHSKAKDIIGAAKAVNERFGGKIPDDMEQLLSIPGVGRKSANLLLGDIYGKPAVVADTHCIRISNRLGLCETVDPYKVEMALKAILPPEKSNDFCHRLVLFGREICTARSPKCSECPLFEICLSKPQSEKSDRIKKGRTK; encoded by the coding sequence ATGAAAACCAAAGAGCTGCAAGCAAAAGAACGGGCGAAAATTGCCGTGCAGATACTGGAGAACCGTTATCCTGAGGCAATTTGTTCTCTTGATTATGAAGACCCTTTCCGCCTGATGGTCAGCGTCCGGCTTTCGGCGCAGTGTACGGATGAGCGGGTAAATATGATTACGCCGGAATTATTCAAAAGATATCCCACGATCACTGATTTTACCGAAGCGGATCAGGGGGAATTGGAGAAATACATTTTTTCCTGCGGCTTTTATCATTCCAAAGCAAAGGATATTATCGGTGCGGCAAAGGCGGTCAATGAACGGTTCGGCGGGAAAATACCCGATGATATGGAACAACTGCTTTCGATACCAGGCGTGGGGAGAAAAAGCGCGAATCTGCTGTTGGGGGATATCTACGGAAAGCCCGCCGTGGTCGCCGACACACATTGTATCCGAATATCAAACCGGCTCGGACTGTGTGAGACCGTCGATCCTTATAAAGTCGAAATGGCGTTGAAGGCGATTTTACCGCCGGAAAAAAGCAATGATTTTTGTCATCGGCTGGTTTTGTTCGGACGGGAGATCTGCACTGCAAGATCGCCGAAATGCAGTGAGTGCCCGCTTTTTGAAATCTGTTTGAGCAAACCGCAATCGGAAAAATCCGATCGCATAAAGAAGGGGAGAACGAAATGA
- a CDS encoding DUF4358 domain-containing protein produces the protein MKSYGKKAAAIAAALILLFSTLTGCAGTSMKEVTDAIDAAFMADVGTVAVPVGRSELSKDAFLMATGLSADDIKDYYGVVSSDDGYCDRIIAVRAGKNSIETVKAALEQMKTDLTAYYRSYSVNGSYQRAQLSQIVERGDCLFYICLGMMPTDTDAPLEFGIDLDLAVNTINNYYPPEN, from the coding sequence ATGAAATCATATGGGAAAAAAGCAGCGGCAATTGCAGCGGCGTTGATATTATTATTTTCAACTTTAACCGGATGTGCGGGGACCTCTATGAAGGAAGTCACGGACGCAATCGATGCAGCATTTATGGCTGATGTGGGTACAGTTGCCGTTCCGGTGGGGCGGTCAGAACTCTCGAAGGATGCATTTTTAATGGCAACCGGTTTGAGTGCGGATGATATTAAGGACTATTACGGCGTTGTCAGCTCAGATGACGGATATTGCGACCGGATCATTGCGGTACGTGCGGGGAAAAATTCAATTGAGACAGTAAAAGCCGCATTGGAGCAGATGAAAACGGATTTAACGGCCTATTATCGGTCGTATTCCGTGAACGGCTCTTATCAGCGCGCACAGCTGTCTCAAATCGTGGAACGCGGTGACTGCCTGTTTTATATCTGCCTCGGAATGATGCCGACCGACACAGATGCACCTTTGGAGTTTGGGATTGATCTGGATTTGGCCGTGAACACCATCAACAATTATTATCCGCCCGAAAACTAA